In Prosthecochloris sp. GSB1, the following proteins share a genomic window:
- a CDS encoding PTS sugar transporter subunit IIA encodes MKIEGLLSESCIVLNLELATKAEVIDAMLSIVAEHPGVKDHEKLRRDVLKREKEMSTGIGKQIALPHAKTEAVSTPVLALATLKSRINFDSIDNEPVQIIFLLATPEEMLAEHLKLLGRITRLAGREDVRGRLLSASCVAEVLALFREEEKDFPQI; translated from the coding sequence ATGAAGATTGAAGGCCTGCTTTCTGAAAGCTGCATAGTATTGAACCTTGAGCTCGCTACCAAGGCGGAGGTGATAGATGCCATGCTCTCGATCGTTGCGGAGCATCCCGGTGTGAAGGATCACGAAAAGCTTCGCCGGGATGTGCTGAAGAGAGAGAAGGAAATGTCCACCGGAATCGGCAAGCAGATCGCCTTGCCGCATGCCAAGACCGAAGCGGTGTCGACCCCGGTGCTTGCTCTGGCGACGCTGAAAAGCAGGATAAATTTCGATTCGATCGATAACGAGCCGGTGCAGATCATCTTTCTTCTGGCCACGCCCGAGGAGATGCTGGCGGAGCATCTGAAGCTCCTGGGCAGGATAACCCGCCTGGCGGGCAGGGAGGATGTCAGGGGACGCCTCCTGTCGGCTTCTTGTGTCGCCGAGGTGCTTGCGCTTTTCAGGGAGGAAGAGAAAGATTTTCCGCAGATATAG
- the yrbL gene encoding PhoP regulatory network protein YrbL, producing MVDLNGACLIGKGSSRLCYVHPADERKCIKVVYTRKDSIIPEELKYYRFHEKRRISWEMMARNYGTVETSEGEGIVFSLPRDHDGEISRTLAHYLESGERTPPVDDLCRALRDFLDYLRRERIIVREIKAENLVLQRTDSESVRIILVDGVGNNEFLPIANYSNLFARRTLSRKWRKFLESLRTEYGSNTVASEVSRRLRS from the coding sequence ATGGTTGATCTCAATGGCGCTTGCCTCATAGGGAAAGGTTCGTCGAGGCTTTGTTATGTACACCCTGCCGATGAGCGGAAATGCATAAAGGTGGTCTATACGAGAAAAGACTCCATCATTCCCGAGGAGTTGAAATACTACAGGTTTCACGAGAAAAGAAGGATATCCTGGGAAATGATGGCCAGAAACTATGGAACGGTCGAGACTTCCGAGGGCGAGGGGATCGTTTTCAGCCTGCCGAGGGACCATGACGGGGAGATTTCCAGAACCCTGGCGCACTATCTCGAATCCGGTGAACGGACGCCACCTGTCGACGATCTCTGCCGCGCGCTTCGGGATTTCCTGGATTATCTGCGAAGGGAGCGTATCATTGTCAGGGAAATCAAGGCCGAGAATCTCGTGCTGCAGCGTACCGACAGTGAATCCGTCAGGATCATTCTCGTCGATGGCGTCGGAAACAACGAATTCCTTCCGATAGCGAACTATTCGAATCTTTTCGCCAGAAGAACCCTTTCGCGGAAATGGCGGAAATTTCTCGAAAGCCTCCGTACGGAATACGGGTCCAATACGGTGGCCAGCGAGGTGTCCCGGAGGCTACGCTCCTGA
- a CDS encoding CPBP family intramembrane glutamic endopeptidase, whose product MGELYQLLQKKGSLFFWTSILALSALVVYPLAGALMMAAVFHATGVEGGFSHLEEGLLAPVRAVQAIGQVLFLGIPVFFLAGLQTGEKRVFSRGNFRFLGLGPRPPWRVTMLAVLGVVLLQPLVYLMIHYIGHLLSLWGETGRMLLDDQMRLERVLFFLADADSFPEFLVVVFVIAVVPAFCEEVFFRGFIQRNYVRTLSPARGVLLAGLVFGLFHLSPVNLLPLTVMGWYLGYVYYRSGNLLVPAAVHFSNNILSLAVLQLQRGNPEAYPGTSMPGVAPEQLLALAGVSLALLVVVVFRLDRLTAGRVRASDSCRSRPSSL is encoded by the coding sequence ATGGGGGAACTGTACCAGTTATTACAGAAGAAAGGATCGCTGTTTTTCTGGACGAGCATACTGGCGCTTTCAGCGTTGGTGGTCTATCCTTTGGCGGGTGCGCTGATGATGGCCGCTGTTTTCCACGCTACAGGCGTCGAGGGAGGGTTCTCGCATCTCGAAGAGGGATTGCTCGCGCCTGTTCGCGCGGTTCAGGCTATCGGCCAGGTGCTTTTTTTAGGGATTCCCGTTTTTTTTCTCGCTGGATTGCAGACGGGAGAGAAGCGCGTGTTTTCCAGGGGGAATTTCCGGTTTCTCGGCCTCGGCCCTCGCCCGCCATGGCGGGTGACGATGCTCGCCGTTCTTGGCGTTGTGCTGCTGCAGCCGCTGGTCTATCTCATGATTCACTATATCGGTCATCTTCTGTCGCTGTGGGGTGAAACAGGGCGTATGCTTCTCGATGATCAGATGCGGCTCGAACGGGTTCTTTTTTTTCTTGCCGACGCCGATTCGTTTCCCGAATTCCTGGTTGTCGTTTTCGTGATCGCCGTTGTGCCGGCGTTTTGCGAGGAGGTGTTCTTCAGGGGCTTCATACAGAGAAACTATGTGCGCACGTTATCGCCGGCGAGGGGCGTGTTGCTTGCCGGACTCGTCTTCGGACTTTTCCATCTCAGCCCGGTCAATCTTCTGCCCCTGACGGTAATGGGCTGGTATCTCGGTTATGTCTACTACCGGTCGGGGAATCTTCTCGTGCCGGCGGCGGTTCATTTTTCCAACAACATTCTCTCCCTTGCGGTGCTCCAGTTGCAGCGCGGAAATCCTGAGGCGTATCCCGGAACTTCTATGCCGGGGGTCGCGCCGGAGCAGTTGTTGGCTCTCGCCGGTGTTTCACTGGCGCTGCTTGTCGTTGTAGTGTTTCGCTTGGATCGTCTCACCGCCGGCAGGGTGCGTGCCAGCGACTCCTGTCGTTCCCGCCCTTCTTCATTGTGA
- a CDS encoding glutaredoxin family protein produces MLTLKKVTLYTKEGCSLCDKAMLVMEKVGRDIPFTIEKIDIAEDALLLGRYRWAIPVVCIDGVEVFRHRVDQARFEALLRDGEDL; encoded by the coding sequence ATGCTGACACTGAAAAAAGTCACGTTGTATACGAAAGAAGGATGCTCCCTCTGCGACAAGGCCATGCTGGTCATGGAGAAGGTCGGCCGCGATATTCCTTTCACTATCGAAAAGATCGATATCGCGGAAGACGCGTTGCTTCTGGGCAGGTATCGCTGGGCCATACCCGTCGTCTGTATCGACGGGGTCGAGGTTTTCAGGCACCGTGTCGATCAAGCCCGTTTCGAGGCGCTGCTTCGCGACGGGGAGGATTTATGA
- the nusA gene encoding transcription termination factor NusA, with protein sequence MGRKQVKGEKHDRKALIASAFGEIEQSKVFFEKRSESAAVKMDIADLLKDIIQKQLRKDYDPEVEANIFINPERGDFEVYILKKIVEEVDLPAIEISLDEIRDIDDSLELGDYYEEGPIKLDDYLSRKSIQIIKQSVQKKVRDLERQVVYEECLEKVGEVVAGEMYQIRSGEVIFTYNTSKDHRVELVLPKSEMMKKDNPRRTPRMKLYVKCIEREKVKVRQDDGTVVEKEKPDGGMKVIVSRVDDRFLYKLFESEVPEILDGLIVIKGIARVPGERAKVAVESTSSRIDPVGATVGYRGKRIQSIVKELNNENIDVIYFTDEPQIFIARALQPAKVDPMTVHADMKTRKARVMLKPEQIKYAIGKNGNNIHLAERLTGYEIDVYRDVIDKSLEDPNDIDIIEFREEFGDDMIYQLLDAGMDTAKKVLKAGVEEIEQALLGQTRSDDSIIFSKGRKAPGKIREVRLTDDELRYWKKIAENIYKTVKDQFNDADLQDIADEEANASAGDTGETAAESGEESVEQ encoded by the coding sequence ATGGGCAGAAAGCAGGTAAAGGGAGAAAAGCATGACCGCAAGGCGCTCATTGCCAGCGCTTTTGGAGAGATCGAACAGTCGAAAGTCTTTTTCGAGAAGCGTTCGGAAAGCGCGGCGGTCAAGATGGATATCGCCGATCTCCTCAAGGATATCATACAGAAGCAGCTTCGAAAGGACTACGATCCGGAAGTGGAGGCGAATATATTCATCAATCCCGAACGCGGTGATTTCGAGGTATATATCCTGAAGAAAATTGTCGAGGAGGTTGATCTTCCCGCCATCGAGATAAGCCTGGACGAGATCCGCGACATAGACGATTCGCTCGAGCTCGGCGATTACTACGAGGAAGGCCCGATCAAGCTCGATGATTACCTTTCAAGAAAGTCCATCCAGATCATCAAGCAGTCGGTCCAGAAAAAAGTTCGCGATCTCGAACGGCAGGTCGTCTATGAGGAGTGCCTCGAGAAGGTCGGGGAGGTCGTCGCGGGCGAAATGTACCAGATTCGCTCGGGAGAGGTTATTTTTACCTACAACACTTCGAAAGACCATCGGGTCGAGCTGGTGCTGCCGAAATCCGAGATGATGAAGAAGGACAATCCGAGGAGGACGCCCCGGATGAAACTCTATGTCAAGTGCATCGAGAGGGAGAAGGTGAAGGTCAGGCAGGACGACGGCACCGTCGTCGAAAAGGAAAAGCCTGACGGCGGCATGAAAGTTATCGTATCGAGAGTCGACGACCGTTTCCTTTACAAGCTTTTCGAAAGCGAGGTTCCCGAGATTCTCGACGGACTGATCGTCATCAAGGGCATCGCGAGGGTACCGGGAGAGAGGGCCAAGGTTGCCGTCGAATCGACGAGCTCCAGGATCGATCCTGTCGGGGCCACGGTCGGTTACAGGGGTAAGCGCATTCAGAGCATCGTCAAGGAACTCAACAACGAGAACATCGATGTCATCTATTTTACCGACGAGCCGCAGATTTTCATCGCTCGCGCGCTGCAACCGGCGAAGGTAGACCCGATGACCGTTCATGCCGACATGAAAACCCGGAAAGCGAGGGTTATGCTGAAGCCGGAACAGATCAAGTACGCGATCGGCAAGAACGGTAACAACATTCACCTTGCGGAGCGCCTGACCGGTTATGAAATCGATGTATACCGTGATGTCATCGACAAGTCGCTCGAAGATCCGAACGACATTGACATTATCGAGTTCCGTGAGGAGTTCGGCGACGATATGATCTACCAGCTTCTCGATGCGGGAATGGATACCGCCAAGAAGGTGCTCAAGGCCGGTGTCGAGGAGATCGAGCAGGCCCTTCTCGGCCAGACAAGGAGCGACGATTCGATTATTTTCAGCAAGGGGAGGAAAGCGCCCGGAAAGATAAGGGAGGTCAGGCTGACCGATGATGAACTGCGCTATTGGAAGAAAATTGCCGAAAACATTTACAAGACGGTAAAGGACCAGTTCAACGATGCGGATCTGCAGGATATCGCCGACGAGGAAGCGAATGCTTCGGCGGGCGACACCGGGGAGACGGCCGCGGAAAGCGGAGAAGAGTCTGTCGAACAGTAG
- a CDS encoding phosphatidate cytidylyltransferase produces the protein MLALVLSGIYEFHRLAAAIDAPPPLLFLLLWSVVFQANLFLGLADPLIVIVAAVPMFLLIELFRTGGSRLGGFGSALAVLLYVNLSFGSLLAVRMSGRAGLFSVLLMFVCIWSADIMAYFGGSRFGGRFIGRKFFERISPRKTWEGFLSGCAGSILGAVVFASLDSGLHPSFVIGVGTFIGVFSPLGDLVESMFKREAGVKDSSSIIPGHGGVLDRFDTVMFIAPLLFLYSFFAGSLNGQ, from the coding sequence GTGCTGGCGCTCGTACTGTCGGGAATATATGAGTTTCACAGGCTCGCCGCCGCGATCGATGCGCCGCCACCGCTTCTTTTCCTGCTGCTCTGGTCGGTCGTGTTCCAGGCCAACCTGTTTCTGGGGCTGGCCGATCCGCTGATCGTCATTGTCGCCGCCGTTCCAATGTTCCTGCTGATCGAGCTTTTCAGGACAGGCGGTTCGCGGCTTGGGGGATTCGGCTCCGCGCTCGCCGTGCTGCTCTACGTCAACCTCTCGTTCGGTTCTCTTCTTGCGGTAAGAATGTCCGGACGCGCCGGTCTTTTCAGCGTGCTGCTGATGTTTGTCTGCATCTGGTCGGCCGATATCATGGCCTATTTCGGCGGGAGCCGGTTCGGCGGCCGTTTTATCGGCAGGAAGTTTTTCGAGCGCATCAGTCCCCGCAAAACCTGGGAAGGGTTTCTTTCGGGTTGTGCGGGCAGTATTCTCGGGGCGGTCGTCTTTGCCTCGCTCGATTCGGGTCTCCATCCTTCTTTCGTGATCGGCGTCGGAACGTTCATCGGGGTGTTCAGTCCCCTCGGCGACCTGGTCGAATCCATGTTCAAGCGTGAAGCGGGCGTCAAGGATTCATCCTCGATCATTCCCGGCCACGGGGGCGTGCTCGACCGTTTCGATACGGTCATGTTCATAGCTCCGTTGCTTTTTCTCTATTCGTTTTTCGCCGGATCGCTGAACGGTCAGTGA
- a CDS encoding glycosyltransferase gives MNILFVNSARTWGGTEKWTRMAAEALAERHSVRLVFRSAIVGDNIAVPSSRLSLASHVDAYSIAGLAKIIRKERIDVVIPTKRKDYVLAGIASRLCGISNVLRLGIARRLKIPFLHRLTYDILTDGIIVNAEKIREELLLAPFMRAEKIHVIYNGLDTAEIERLRQPAAPKPFAFTVTALGTLTLRKGFDFLIRGFARFLALKTDADAGLVIIGDGPAGKEFSALAKSLGIGDRVVFSGFLKNPYPHLASSDVFAMTSVNEGISNALLEAMYLDNAPVSTRAGGTEEALTDGESGVLVEHGDVAALSGAFDRLYTDRSFREKIAARAAERVRTRFSLEVMSARLEETLAGIVRKKSGA, from the coding sequence ATGAACATCCTCTTCGTCAACTCCGCCCGGACCTGGGGCGGAACCGAAAAATGGACCCGCATGGCAGCCGAAGCTCTTGCCGAGCGGCACTCGGTCCGGCTCGTCTTCAGAAGCGCGATCGTCGGGGACAACATTGCGGTTCCCTCCTCGCGCCTGTCGCTCGCAAGCCATGTCGACGCATATTCCATAGCCGGATTGGCGAAAATCATCAGGAAAGAGCGCATCGACGTCGTCATCCCGACAAAACGCAAGGACTACGTCCTCGCCGGCATCGCATCGAGGCTCTGCGGCATATCCAACGTCCTTCGCCTCGGCATAGCCCGCAGGCTGAAAATACCGTTTCTGCACCGGCTGACCTACGACATCCTGACCGACGGCATTATCGTCAATGCGGAGAAAATCAGGGAAGAGTTGTTGCTTGCTCCGTTCATGCGGGCTGAAAAAATCCACGTCATCTACAACGGCCTCGATACGGCTGAAATAGAACGCCTACGCCAACCTGCCGCGCCGAAACCGTTCGCGTTCACCGTAACGGCGCTCGGCACGCTTACCCTTCGCAAGGGATTCGATTTTCTGATACGCGGTTTCGCCCGTTTTCTTGCCCTGAAAACCGATGCCGACGCCGGACTGGTCATTATCGGCGACGGGCCTGCCGGAAAAGAATTCAGCGCGCTTGCGAAGAGTCTCGGCATCGGCGACCGGGTAGTCTTCAGCGGCTTTCTGAAAAATCCTTATCCGCACCTTGCATCAAGCGATGTTTTCGCCATGACCTCGGTGAACGAAGGAATATCGAACGCACTGCTCGAAGCCATGTACCTCGACAACGCCCCCGTCAGCACGAGGGCCGGCGGAACGGAAGAAGCGCTCACCGACGGTGAAAGCGGCGTGCTCGTCGAACACGGGGATGTAGCCGCTCTTTCCGGGGCGTTCGACAGGCTCTACACGGACAGGAGTTTCAGGGAAAAGATCGCCGCCAGAGCGGCCGAGCGGGTGCGGACACGTTTTTCGCTGGAAGTAATGAGCGCGCGCCTCGAGGAAACATTGGCCGGGATTGTGAGGAAAAAATCAGGAGCGTAG
- a CDS encoding glycosyltransferase: MNILFLNSARTWGGNEQWTRLAAISLKGTGRICLAYRDAAVGERFDIPSIVLPFRHEADPSTIIGLVSFVRKNRIDVLIPTKRKDYVIAGLVSRVCGCVNILRLGIVRNLKQDPVQKFIFNTLADGVIVNALPIKKKLVETGFAGPERIRVIHNGLDRKTIASLAKEECPAPPFGFTVTAMGELSERKGFDMLIRGFALFLEQLENRDAGLVIIGEGPLKEELQNIASALGVEQHVVFTGFLQNPYPCLARSRVFAMTSKNEGIANALLEAAALGNALVSTASGGGIRAVIRDGENGFLLEDDEEEKLAAVLYRLYSNPGLLDRTAREAERTTTAMFSLERMAGEIEAFCAQMLQKRHGT, encoded by the coding sequence ATGAACATACTTTTCCTGAATTCCGCGCGAACATGGGGTGGAAACGAACAATGGACCCGTCTTGCGGCCATCTCGCTGAAAGGAACCGGCAGGATCTGCCTCGCGTACCGTGACGCCGCTGTGGGCGAACGTTTCGATATCCCGTCGATCGTACTGCCGTTCAGGCACGAGGCCGATCCGAGCACCATTATCGGACTCGTCTCGTTCGTCAGGAAAAACCGCATAGACGTTCTCATACCCACGAAACGAAAGGATTATGTCATAGCCGGCCTGGTCAGCCGCGTCTGCGGCTGCGTCAATATTCTCCGTCTCGGCATCGTAAGGAACCTGAAACAGGATCCGGTGCAGAAATTCATTTTCAATACCCTTGCCGACGGCGTGATCGTCAACGCGCTGCCGATAAAGAAAAAACTTGTTGAGACAGGGTTCGCCGGCCCGGAAAGAATCCGGGTGATCCACAACGGCCTGGACAGAAAAACGATAGCAAGTCTCGCAAAAGAGGAATGCCCGGCCCCGCCGTTCGGCTTCACGGTCACGGCCATGGGCGAACTGAGTGAAAGAAAAGGCTTCGATATGCTCATCCGCGGTTTCGCCCTCTTTCTCGAACAACTCGAAAACCGCGATGCCGGGCTCGTCATTATCGGAGAAGGACCCCTGAAGGAAGAACTGCAAAACATCGCCAGCGCTCTCGGCGTCGAACAGCATGTGGTCTTTACGGGATTTCTGCAAAACCCCTATCCCTGTCTTGCAAGAAGCCGGGTATTCGCCATGACATCGAAAAACGAGGGTATAGCAAACGCCCTGTTAGAAGCCGCCGCACTCGGCAACGCGCTTGTCAGCACGGCATCGGGAGGAGGAATCCGGGCGGTGATCCGCGACGGCGAAAACGGTTTTCTGCTTGAAGACGACGAGGAAGAAAAGCTTGCCGCAGTTCTTTACAGGCTCTATTCGAATCCCGGACTGCTCGACCGGACCGCTCGTGAGGCGGAACGAACGACAACCGCCATGTTCTCTCTCGAACGGATGGCAGGGGAAATTGAAGCATTCTGCGCGCAGATGCTGCAGAAACGCCACGGCACATGA
- the hisS gene encoding histidine--tRNA ligase: MSAYRAVKGTRDIFPEEIAAWKHIENVIGGVAELYGFQEIRTPVFEYTDLFRRGIGAATDIVGKEMFSFEPDPGGRSITLRPEMTAGVMRAFLQKNLHAAAPVHKLYYIAELFRKERPQAGRQRQFAQFGAELLGASSPEAVAEVIGLMMQVFSTLGVKGLKLRINTLGDMDDRVRYRDALKAYLVQYAADLDEPSRERLEKNPLRILDSKNPAVQDIVADGPKLRDYLKQGALDDFEQVLRYLDERGVSCSVDPLLVRGLDYYCHTAFEVASPELGAQDALGGGGRYDGLARQLGSKTDIPAAGFAVGMERLLIVMEKQGLLRHIGEKGPRVYVVLQDRELVSRAVTLCNSLRSAGISAEMDLCARSMKAQMREANRMHADFALFVGEAEIRSGLFGLKNLRTSGQEELDMKAVIARLCRKPDETESSAPC, translated from the coding sequence ATGTCGGCATACCGGGCGGTAAAAGGCACGAGGGATATATTTCCCGAGGAGATCGCTGCGTGGAAACACATCGAGAACGTGATCGGCGGCGTTGCGGAACTGTACGGGTTTCAGGAAATTCGAACCCCGGTTTTCGAATATACCGACCTGTTCCGGCGCGGCATAGGGGCGGCGACGGATATCGTCGGCAAGGAGATGTTCTCTTTCGAACCCGATCCGGGCGGCCGTTCGATAACCCTGAGGCCGGAAATGACGGCCGGAGTGATGCGGGCTTTCCTGCAGAAGAACCTCCATGCGGCCGCGCCGGTTCACAAGCTGTATTACATCGCCGAACTGTTTCGCAAGGAACGGCCGCAGGCCGGCCGCCAGAGGCAGTTCGCCCAGTTCGGCGCGGAGTTGCTTGGGGCGTCCTCTCCCGAGGCCGTTGCCGAGGTGATCGGCCTGATGATGCAGGTGTTTTCCACCCTCGGGGTGAAGGGGCTGAAATTGCGTATCAACACGCTCGGGGACATGGACGACCGTGTTCGCTACAGGGATGCCCTGAAAGCGTACCTTGTTCAGTATGCCGCGGATCTTGACGAGCCTTCGCGCGAACGGCTTGAAAAAAATCCCCTGCGCATTCTGGATTCTAAAAATCCTGCCGTCCAGGATATCGTGGCCGATGGGCCGAAACTGCGAGACTACCTGAAGCAAGGCGCGCTCGACGATTTCGAACAGGTGCTTCGCTACCTCGACGAACGCGGCGTTTCATGTTCCGTCGACCCTTTGCTCGTCCGTGGCCTGGATTATTACTGTCATACGGCTTTCGAGGTCGCAAGTCCGGAACTTGGGGCGCAGGATGCTCTCGGCGGCGGCGGCCGATACGACGGCCTGGCCCGTCAGCTCGGGTCGAAGACAGACATTCCCGCCGCGGGTTTCGCGGTCGGCATGGAGCGTCTGCTGATTGTAATGGAAAAACAGGGACTGTTGCGGCATATCGGCGAGAAGGGGCCCCGCGTCTATGTCGTATTGCAGGACAGGGAGCTTGTCTCCCGCGCCGTCACTCTCTGTAACAGCCTTCGCTCGGCGGGGATCAGCGCTGAGATGGATCTCTGCGCAAGAAGCATGAAAGCCCAGATGCGCGAGGCCAACCGGATGCATGCGGATTTCGCCCTTTTCGTCGGTGAAGCCGAGATTCGTTCAGGGCTGTTCGGCCTGAAGAATCTGAGAACGTCCGGGCAGGAGGAACTCGACATGAAGGCGGTTATCGCACGGCTTTGCAGGAAGCCTGACGAAACGGAGTCATCGGCGCCATGCTGA